One window of the Crassaminicella thermophila genome contains the following:
- a CDS encoding BRO-N domain-containing protein encodes MKELTLFKGHQVRIVLDKESNAYFHAQDVGDVLEIEDVKSTIRNYGEKHKIRLTNSDVQDMHFRNFDEPLNNRGENFLTEAGVYKLSFRSPKREAEEFTDWVTSEVLPSIRKEGAYITNNANPEMLRDKADEIESLTTLNETAKIMLPVLDKAGLKPQYQALALKQIYRKAGIDLPIEELKADKEIFDLESIAKVVGIYSKTNKPHGQAIKAILENIEIGDNEKETVSFEKNGHMGTTTQYTKTVIDKVKQWLLDNNYPTDIKYVTSTNRSKTYRVVYINNGGEVA; translated from the coding sequence ATGAAAGAGTTGACACTATTTAAAGGTCACCAAGTAAGAATAGTATTAGATAAGGAAAGTAATGCTTACTTCCACGCACAAGATGTTGGAGATGTATTAGAGATTGAAGATGTTAAAAGCACTATAAGAAATTATGGCGAAAAGCACAAAATTAGGTTAACAAATTCAGATGTGCAAGATATGCACTTCCGAAATTTTGACGAACCACTTAATAATCGTGGAGAGAACTTTTTAACAGAAGCAGGTGTCTATAAATTATCTTTTAGAAGCCCTAAACGAGAAGCAGAAGAATTTACTGATTGGGTAACGAGCGAAGTTCTTCCATCTATCAGAAAAGAAGGGGCATACATCACTAATAATGCTAATCCCGAAATGCTTAGAGATAAGGCTGATGAAATAGAAAGCCTAACAACACTAAATGAAACAGCAAAGATAATGCTTCCTGTACTGGACAAAGCAGGATTAAAGCCACAATATCAAGCATTAGCACTTAAGCAGATATATCGTAAAGCGGGAATAGACTTGCCGATAGAAGAATTGAAAGCAGATAAAGAAATATTTGATCTCGAAAGCATTGCTAAAGTAGTAGGTATATATTCTAAAACAAATAAACCTCATGGTCAAGCAATCAAAGCTATTTTAGAAAATATAGAAATAGGTGATAATGAAAAAGAAACAGTTTCTTTCGAGAAGAATGGACATATGGGGACTACAACACAATATACAAAAACTGTTATTGATAAAGTAAAACAATGGTTATTGGATAATAATTATCCTACTGATATTAAATATGTTACTTCAACAAATAGAAGTAAGACTTATCGTGTTGTGTATATTAACAATGGTGGTGAAGTAGCATGA
- a CDS encoding type II toxin-antitoxin system antitoxin SocA domain-containing protein, whose protein sequence is MSKVIYLNEHNRQQKEPIRNVRLRDQVNLVKCILYFAQRTTQRLYKTKLNKLLFYAQFLYYKKYGDILLNYKFIKDYHGPVIENLDDHLDFFAEAKLIKLKSTNYGTVILPGIKLKNSAYEEKEKEILKKVLDKFDMYTAAEISDYSHKEDLWLYTELKEEIDIERAIELHEF, encoded by the coding sequence GTGAGTAAGGTGATTTATCTGAATGAACATAATAGACAACAAAAAGAACCGATTAGGAATGTAAGGTTAAGGGATCAAGTGAATTTGGTTAAGTGTATTCTTTATTTTGCACAAAGAACTACACAAAGATTATATAAAACTAAGTTGAATAAACTTCTATTTTATGCTCAGTTTTTATATTATAAAAAATATGGAGACATACTGTTAAACTATAAATTTATTAAAGATTATCATGGACCTGTAATAGAAAACTTAGATGATCATTTGGATTTTTTTGCGGAAGCTAAGTTAATAAAATTAAAGAGTACAAATTACGGAACTGTAATTTTACCAGGAATTAAGCTTAAAAACAGCGCATATGAAGAGAAAGAGAAAGAAATTCTTAAAAAAGTATTAGATAAATTTGATATGTATACTGCAGCAGAAATATCAGATTATTCGCATAAAGAAGATTTATGGTTATATACAGAATTAAAAGAAGAAATAGACATAGAAAGAGCTATAGAACTCCATGAATTTTAA
- a CDS encoding 4Fe-4S binding protein, with protein MIIKVEQSKCSGCKKCIEICPVNAIEEDIVSIDMSRCIKCRSCVVSCPSKAIVIK; from the coding sequence ATGATTATAAAAGTAGAACAAAGTAAATGTAGTGGATGCAAGAAATGCATAGAAATTTGTCCTGTCAACGCTATAGAAGAAGATATCGTTTCGATAGATATGTCTAGATGTATAAAGTGTCGTTCTTGCGTGGTTTCATGTCCATCAAAAGCTATAGTGATAAAATAA